In one window of Methanoculleus chikugoensis DNA:
- a CDS encoding threonine--tRNA ligase, whose protein sequence is MRLLLIHSDHIEYEARKKTKVAEEDAVPKDALDEALAVFCAVESVDEENIEDAVRQAADEIITTARQLGTTNIMIYPYAHLSSDLASPDAAVSVLKGIQETLAGTDDDVVVKRAPFGWYKAFSLSCKGHPLSELSRTIVPVEGAAAPKKEIEHEFFVITPEGDRKDAAEYAKENTPFASLIRKELGYPGPEGGEPAHVDLMRAKELVDYEPRADVGNHRWMPRGKLIRDLLSDYVLAQVLEYGGMPVETPVMYDLGDKAISEHAAKFGERQYRFKSGNRDMMLRFAACFGMFSIMHDMHISPNTLPMKLYELSTYSFRHEQKGEVIGLKRLRAFTMPDMHTLCRDVDGALTAFEEQLAIGWKSGEDLETPLVGIFRCTRDFFEQYELWVKGIVAKSGVPMLVEVLSERTHYWIAKADLAAIDAQGRPIENPTVQIDVESADRFDIKYYAPDGTEVHPPILHCSPTGSIERVICAMLENTATQEVPSFPTWLAPTQVRLVPVAERHVCFAEEIGARLNATGIRADVDDRDESVNKKVREAGMDWVPYVAVIGDQEAETGRLMVTIRRLSEKKKPYKESMTESELIQAVKLETTEKPFRPLYTPRLLSRKPRFI, encoded by the coding sequence ATGCGACTTCTTCTGATCCACTCTGACCATATCGAATACGAGGCCCGGAAGAAGACGAAGGTCGCCGAAGAGGACGCGGTCCCGAAGGACGCACTCGACGAGGCGCTTGCCGTCTTCTGCGCGGTTGAGTCTGTCGACGAGGAAAACATCGAGGATGCCGTCAGGCAGGCGGCGGACGAGATCATCACCACCGCCCGGCAGCTCGGCACTACCAATATCATGATCTACCCCTATGCCCACCTCTCCTCCGACCTTGCATCGCCGGATGCGGCGGTGAGCGTTCTTAAGGGCATCCAGGAAACTCTCGCCGGTACAGACGACGACGTTGTCGTGAAGCGGGCGCCGTTCGGCTGGTACAAGGCCTTCTCGCTCTCCTGCAAGGGCCACCCGCTCTCGGAACTCTCCCGGACGATTGTGCCCGTTGAAGGAGCGGCCGCACCGAAGAAGGAGATCGAGCACGAGTTCTTCGTCATCACCCCTGAGGGGGACCGCAAAGACGCAGCCGAATACGCAAAGGAGAACACTCCTTTTGCCTCGCTGATCCGCAAAGAACTCGGATATCCGGGGCCGGAAGGGGGCGAGCCGGCGCACGTCGACCTGATGCGCGCGAAGGAACTCGTGGACTATGAACCACGCGCGGATGTCGGGAACCACCGCTGGATGCCCCGGGGGAAACTGATCCGGGACCTCCTCTCCGACTACGTCCTTGCGCAGGTGCTCGAGTACGGCGGGATGCCGGTCGAGACCCCGGTGATGTACGACCTCGGCGATAAGGCAATCTCGGAGCACGCCGCCAAGTTCGGGGAACGGCAGTACCGGTTCAAGAGCGGCAACCGCGACATGATGCTCCGGTTCGCGGCGTGTTTCGGGATGTTCTCGATCATGCACGACATGCACATCTCCCCGAACACCCTCCCGATGAAACTCTACGAACTCTCGACCTACTCGTTCCGCCACGAGCAGAAGGGCGAGGTGATCGGGTTAAAGCGCCTGCGCGCATTCACGATGCCCGATATGCACACCCTCTGCCGGGACGTGGACGGCGCGCTCACGGCGTTCGAGGAGCAACTTGCGATAGGCTGGAAGAGCGGCGAGGATCTCGAGACACCGCTCGTCGGGATCTTCCGGTGCACCCGGGACTTCTTTGAGCAGTACGAACTCTGGGTGAAGGGGATCGTCGCGAAGTCGGGCGTCCCGATGCTGGTCGAGGTCCTCTCGGAGCGGACTCATTACTGGATCGCTAAAGCCGATCTCGCAGCGATCGATGCGCAGGGCAGGCCGATCGAGAATCCGACCGTCCAGATCGACGTGGAGAGCGCCGACCGGTTCGACATCAAATACTACGCCCCTGACGGGACGGAGGTTCACCCGCCGATCCTCCACTGCTCGCCGACGGGCTCGATCGAGCGGGTGATCTGCGCGATGCTCGAGAACACCGCAACCCAGGAGGTCCCCTCGTTCCCGACCTGGCTCGCCCCGACCCAGGTCAGGCTGGTGCCGGTGGCGGAGCGGCACGTCTGTTTCGCGGAAGAGATCGGCGCCCGCCTGAACGCGACCGGCATCCGGGCGGATGTCGACGACCGGGACGAGAGCGTGAACAAGAAGGTCCGCGAGGCCGGGATGGACTGGGTGCCCTACGTCGCGGTGATCGGGGACCAGGAGGCCGAGACCGGCCGGCTCATGGTCACCATCCGGAGACTCTCGGAGAAGAAGAAACCCTACAAGGAGTCGATGACTGAGAGCGAACTCATCCAGGCGGTGAAGCTGGAGACCACCGAAAAGCCCTTCCGCCCGCTCTACACGCCGAGGCTCCTCTCGCGGAAGCCCCGGTTTATTTAA
- the dcd gene encoding dCTP deaminase, whose amino-acid sequence MILVDWQIEDRIRRGHIRVDPFEPSLIQPNSLDIRLGSHFVWYVPGETVIDPYDRETVCRETEETVADSIVLTPGRFLLAETLESIELPDDVVASIEGKSSIARLGVELHQTGGWIDAGFRGTITLEMCNVNSRPVKVYAGMPIGQLVFYRTDRAARPYNMKQDAKYMDQRQATLSRYHENARRAQE is encoded by the coding sequence ATGATTCTTGTCGACTGGCAGATAGAGGATCGGATCAGGCGCGGGCATATCCGGGTAGACCCCTTCGAACCATCCCTGATCCAGCCAAATTCCCTGGATATCAGGCTCGGTTCGCACTTTGTCTGGTACGTTCCCGGAGAGACCGTGATCGACCCCTACGACAGAGAGACTGTCTGCAGAGAGACCGAGGAGACGGTGGCCGACTCGATCGTCCTTACACCGGGCCGGTTCCTCCTCGCCGAGACGCTCGAGTCGATCGAGCTCCCCGACGACGTCGTGGCGAGCATCGAGGGGAAGAGCAGCATCGCGCGCCTCGGGGTCGAGCTCCACCAGACGGGGGGCTGGATCGACGCGGGCTTTCGGGGGACGATCACGCTCGAGATGTGCAACGTGAACTCCCGGCCGGTCAAGGTCTATGCGGGGATGCCGATCGGGCAGCTGGTCTTCTACCGCACGGATCGTGCCGCGCGCCCGTACAACATGAAGCAGGACGCGAAGTACATGGACCAGCGGCAGGCGACCCTCTCCCGCTACCACGAGAACGCGCGCCGCGCACAGGAGTGA
- a CDS encoding RNA methyltransferase produces the protein MPEISIVLVEPLYEGNIGFTARVMKNFGFTRLVLVNPCTLGDDATMRASHARDVLEGARQMTVEEVYREFDFVVATTGEVSKSVCTPMRMPYYAPAEVREIVGDIDGKVAILFGRENWGLANTELKRANLICTIPTSEIYPILNLSHAVGILCYELANLPRGTYPLAGQVEMDSLYRHISAFLDRIDHPDFKRENTMTLIRRVLGRTKLTIREASTLHGLMRRTEWHLENKE, from the coding sequence ATGCCTGAGATCTCGATCGTCCTGGTCGAACCCCTCTACGAGGGAAACATCGGGTTTACCGCCCGGGTGATGAAGAACTTCGGGTTCACCCGGTTGGTTCTCGTCAACCCCTGCACGCTCGGCGACGACGCGACCATGCGCGCCTCCCACGCCCGCGACGTTCTCGAAGGCGCCCGGCAGATGACGGTCGAGGAGGTCTACCGGGAGTTCGACTTCGTGGTCGCGACGACCGGCGAGGTGAGCAAATCGGTCTGCACTCCGATGCGGATGCCCTACTACGCGCCGGCGGAGGTCAGGGAGATCGTCGGCGATATCGACGGGAAGGTCGCGATCCTCTTCGGGCGGGAGAACTGGGGGCTTGCGAATACCGAACTCAAACGGGCGAACCTCATCTGCACCATCCCGACCTCGGAGATCTATCCCATCCTCAACCTCTCCCACGCGGTGGGCATCCTCTGCTACGAGCTCGCGAACCTGCCGCGCGGGACTTACCCGCTCGCGGGGCAGGTCGAGATGGATTCGCTCTATCGGCACATCAGCGCCTTCCTCGACCGGATCGACCATCCGGACTTCAAGCGGGAGAATACGATGACGCTCATCCGCCGGGTGCTCGGCCGGACGAAACTGACCATCCGCGAGGCGAGCACCCTTCACGGGCTGATGCGCCGGACGGAGTGGCATCTCGAAAACAAAGAATAG
- a CDS encoding phosphoglycerol geranylgeranyltransferase yields MHANWKTWAHVTKLDPDKRLPEGAVEEIATSGTDALMLSGTLNVTRENLHELLDLVSSYGLPLVVEPASPDCAIFDNGIDHLFVPSVLNTNDVRWVVGKHYAWLRQASSIDWEMVVPEAYIVLNPNSAVGRVTGADCSLSGEDVAAFAQVADRYFRFPIVYIEYSGTYGDPAIVQAASEAIEHATLYYGGGIRSAEQAAEMGRYADTIVVGNAVYEEGIDVLRATVRAVQ; encoded by the coding sequence ATGCACGCGAACTGGAAGACCTGGGCACACGTAACGAAACTTGACCCTGATAAACGCCTCCCCGAGGGAGCCGTCGAGGAGATCGCGACGAGCGGAACCGACGCCCTGATGCTCTCGGGCACGCTGAACGTGACGCGGGAGAACCTCCATGAACTCCTGGATCTGGTCTCCTCCTACGGGCTGCCGCTGGTGGTGGAACCGGCGAGCCCCGACTGCGCCATCTTTGATAACGGGATCGACCACCTCTTCGTGCCGAGCGTGTTGAACACGAACGACGTCCGCTGGGTCGTCGGGAAGCACTACGCCTGGCTCCGCCAGGCGAGCAGTATCGACTGGGAGATGGTGGTGCCCGAGGCCTACATCGTCCTCAACCCGAACTCGGCCGTCGGCCGGGTGACGGGGGCGGACTGCAGCCTCTCGGGAGAGGACGTGGCCGCGTTCGCACAGGTCGCGGACCGCTACTTCCGGTTCCCCATCGTCTACATCGAGTACAGCGGAACCTACGGGGATCCCGCAATCGTGCAGGCGGCGTCCGAGGCGATCGAGCACGCCACCCTCTACTACGGCGGCGGGATCCGTTCGGCCGAGCAGGCGGCGGAGATGGGCCGCTATGCCGACACGATCGTCGTGGGGAACGCGGTCTACGAGGAAGGGATCGACGTGCTCCGGGCGACGGTCCGGGCGGTACAATGA
- a CDS encoding DNA topoisomerase I, which translates to MHLIIAEKNISANRIAQILAGSEKVRATKDGSVSTYSFDTKTVVGLKGHVVEVDFEPGYTNWRSETHTPRSLIDAGIVKKPTEKKIVNLIQKLSKKADLVTIATDYDTEGELIGKEAYELVRAVNPGVRINRARFSAITPAEIRSAFENLTDLDFDLAAAGEARQAVDLMWGASLTRFISLAARRGGTNILSVGRVQSPTLAMIVDREREIESFVPQTYWMLSLETEKDGVAIEARHTAGRFTDHDAALAAEAGTKEPLIVTDVKEGQKVDRAPTPFDTTTFIVAASRLGLSAANAMRIAEDLYMNGYISYPRTDNTVYPKSLNLDTILNTLKGGIFDKDVAWVQQNRRPVPTRGKKESTDHPPIHPTGAAAREALGQDRWKVYELVVRRFLATLSPDAKWTTTRCTFDAAGEPYKATGGRLLYPGWRRVYPYSEAKENILPVLAPGERLPIREVNLEEKETQPPARYSQSRLIQVMEELGLGTKSTRHEVIGKLVSRRYVEGNPLRPTLVGRAVIDALDNHAETITEPEMTRTLEEHMQLIKQSRRSRDDVVTESREMLHKVFDKLEAHESEIGTEIMEQTAEEHTVGPCPACGHDLRIRHIGVSQFIGCTGYPECRFNISLPGSTWGKAIRVEATCGEHNLSHVRLIRKGARPWDIGCPLCSHIASNVEALRMMPSMTDDLMHRLHAHHIYTVSEIAGMQPEELAKAVGAGTKEAAELAREAEDALEVLRRRSELRKFVRKIVPPRKGRSHAKIIKNLLEQGIGDIHALSLADVAAIKKAGIPETTGTELLDAARGLCNERALREAGVPAVSLKKYQAGGVSSPDDLCYLPIPYLASKTGINPETVHKHVDLVCRHLGRPAPQKISKAVFERGRKELLEIPGLGEATVDRLYLAGIYDAATLREADPEKVSSITGIPKARLRDYIGHLK; encoded by the coding sequence GTGCATCTGATCATCGCAGAGAAGAACATCTCGGCAAACCGGATCGCGCAGATCCTCGCCGGCAGCGAGAAGGTGAGAGCGACGAAGGACGGAAGCGTATCCACCTACTCCTTCGACACGAAGACGGTGGTCGGCCTCAAAGGGCACGTGGTGGAGGTGGACTTCGAGCCCGGCTACACGAACTGGCGGAGCGAGACCCATACGCCACGGAGCCTCATCGACGCGGGCATCGTCAAGAAACCGACCGAGAAGAAGATCGTCAACCTCATCCAGAAACTCTCGAAGAAGGCTGACCTCGTCACCATTGCCACTGATTACGATACGGAAGGAGAACTGATCGGGAAGGAGGCCTACGAACTCGTCCGTGCGGTGAACCCCGGCGTCAGGATCAACCGGGCCCGGTTCTCCGCGATAACCCCGGCGGAGATCCGTTCCGCGTTCGAGAACCTGACCGACCTCGACTTCGACCTCGCGGCCGCCGGCGAGGCCCGCCAGGCGGTCGACCTTATGTGGGGCGCGTCGCTGACCCGGTTCATCAGCCTCGCGGCACGCCGGGGCGGCACGAATATCCTCTCCGTCGGCCGGGTCCAGAGCCCGACGCTCGCCATGATCGTTGACCGGGAGCGCGAGATCGAGAGTTTCGTCCCCCAGACCTACTGGATGCTCTCACTCGAAACCGAGAAGGACGGTGTAGCGATCGAGGCGCGGCACACCGCCGGGCGGTTCACCGACCACGATGCGGCCCTCGCCGCGGAGGCGGGAACAAAGGAGCCGCTCATCGTCACGGACGTGAAGGAGGGGCAGAAAGTCGACCGGGCGCCGACGCCGTTCGACACCACGACGTTCATCGTCGCGGCGAGCCGCCTGGGCCTTTCGGCGGCAAACGCGATGCGGATCGCCGAAGACCTCTACATGAACGGGTACATCTCCTACCCGAGGACCGATAACACGGTCTACCCGAAGTCGCTGAACCTGGACACGATCCTCAATACCCTCAAAGGAGGAATCTTCGATAAGGATGTCGCCTGGGTGCAGCAGAACCGGCGGCCCGTCCCGACCCGGGGCAAGAAGGAGAGCACCGACCACCCGCCGATCCACCCGACAGGGGCGGCGGCCCGGGAGGCTCTCGGGCAGGACCGGTGGAAGGTCTACGAACTCGTCGTGCGCCGGTTCCTCGCGACCCTCTCCCCCGACGCGAAGTGGACGACGACGAGATGCACCTTCGACGCGGCCGGCGAGCCCTACAAGGCCACGGGCGGCAGACTCCTCTACCCCGGGTGGCGCCGGGTCTACCCCTACTCGGAGGCGAAGGAGAACATCCTCCCGGTGCTCGCCCCGGGTGAGAGGCTGCCGATCAGGGAGGTGAACCTCGAAGAGAAGGAGACGCAGCCGCCGGCGCGCTACTCCCAGAGCCGGCTCATCCAGGTGATGGAGGAACTCGGCCTCGGCACGAAGAGCACCCGGCACGAGGTGATCGGCAAACTTGTCTCCCGCCGCTACGTGGAAGGCAACCCGCTTCGCCCGACGCTCGTCGGCCGGGCGGTCATCGACGCGCTCGACAACCACGCCGAGACGATCACGGAGCCGGAGATGACCCGGACGCTCGAGGAGCACATGCAGCTCATCAAGCAGAGCCGGCGCTCCCGCGACGACGTCGTCACCGAGTCCCGCGAGATGCTTCATAAGGTCTTCGACAAACTCGAGGCGCATGAGTCGGAGATCGGCACCGAGATCATGGAGCAGACCGCCGAGGAGCATACCGTCGGCCCCTGCCCGGCCTGCGGCCACGATCTCCGGATCCGGCACATCGGCGTCTCCCAGTTCATCGGCTGCACCGGCTACCCCGAGTGCCGGTTCAACATCAGCCTGCCCGGCAGCACCTGGGGCAAGGCAATCCGGGTCGAAGCGACCTGCGGAGAGCACAACCTCTCCCACGTCCGCCTGATCCGGAAAGGCGCCCGCCCGTGGGACATCGGCTGTCCGCTCTGCAGCCATATCGCCTCGAACGTCGAGGCGCTCCGGATGATGCCCTCGATGACCGACGACCTCATGCACCGCCTGCACGCGCACCACATCTACACGGTCTCCGAGATCGCGGGCATGCAGCCTGAAGAACTCGCGAAGGCCGTCGGCGCCGGGACGAAAGAGGCCGCAGAGCTCGCGAGAGAGGCAGAGGATGCACTCGAGGTTCTCCGCCGCCGTTCGGAACTCAGGAAGTTCGTCAGAAAGATCGTGCCCCCGAGGAAGGGGCGGAGCCACGCGAAGATCATCAAGAACCTCCTCGAACAGGGGATCGGCGATATCCACGCGCTCTCGCTCGCCGACGTTGCGGCGATCAAGAAGGCCGGGATACCTGAGACCACCGGAACCGAACTCCTGGACGCGGCCCGCGGGCTCTGCAACGAGCGCGCCCTCCGGGAGGCCGGGGTTCCCGCAGTCAGCCTGAAGAAGTACCAGGCAGGCGGCGTCTCGAGCCCCGACGACCTCTGCTACCTCCCCATCCCCTACCTTGCAAGCAAAACCGGCATTAACCCGGAAACCGTACATAAACATGTGGATCTGGTCTGCAGGCACCTCGGTCGCCCCGCCCCCCAGAAGATCTCCAAGGCAGTCTTCGAGCGCGGGCGCAAAGAACTCCTGGAGATCCCCGGGCTCGGCGAGGCGACCGTGGACAGGCTCTACCTTGCAGGCATCTATGACGCCGCAACGCTTCGTGAAGCCGACCCGGAGAAGGTCTCCTCCATCACCGGCATCCCGAAGGCCAGACTCCGCGACTACATCGGCCACCTGAAGTGA
- the gatB gene encoding Asp-tRNA(Asn)/Glu-tRNA(Gln) amidotransferase subunit GatB, translating into MKTIVGLEIHVQLSTATKLFCGCSTDYRDDEPNTHCCPVCLGLPGALPRLNKRAVEYGLKVAKALDMKVPEESEFARKNYFYPDLAKAYQITQSDKPLAVEGTVEIEDDEGHEKIVRITRAHLEEDPGRLIHVAGGSKYSLVDYNRSGIPLLEIVTEPDMRSPQEARRFLNKLRTILEYLGVFDGEREGGLRVDANISIEGSERVEVKNISSYKGVEKALTFEMTRQKNLLRRGQKVARETRHFMEGRGITTSARSKEEAHDYRYFPDPDLPPLRVADWVAAIDLPELPVARKNRFMAQYGISLNHARTLTGDPKLADFYEEVAHVDPVLAATWVADTLLGELNYREMSIAAVPAERIAELLALLRSETITDAAGVQVLREMLDACAAGKPCEPPAAIMEREGLARATGGEFTQVVEKVVAANPQAVEDYRAGKKGALNFLVGQVMKETRGRADPRELGRIVSGYIDTGGV; encoded by the coding sequence ATGAAGACGATCGTCGGGCTCGAGATCCACGTCCAGCTCTCGACCGCGACAAAGCTCTTCTGCGGGTGCTCGACCGACTACCGCGACGACGAGCCGAACACCCACTGTTGTCCGGTCTGTCTCGGCCTCCCCGGCGCGCTCCCGCGCCTGAACAAAAGAGCGGTCGAGTACGGCCTGAAGGTGGCGAAAGCCCTCGATATGAAGGTCCCGGAAGAGTCGGAGTTCGCCCGGAAGAACTACTTCTATCCCGATCTCGCAAAAGCCTACCAGATCACCCAGAGCGATAAACCGCTCGCGGTAGAGGGGACAGTCGAGATCGAGGACGACGAGGGGCACGAGAAGATCGTCCGGATCACCCGGGCGCACCTCGAAGAAGACCCCGGAAGGCTCATCCACGTCGCGGGCGGGTCGAAGTACTCGCTCGTCGACTACAACCGATCGGGTATCCCCCTCCTTGAGATCGTCACCGAACCGGACATGCGCTCTCCACAGGAGGCGCGCCGGTTCCTCAACAAACTCCGGACGATCCTCGAGTATCTCGGCGTCTTCGACGGCGAGCGGGAGGGCGGCCTCCGCGTGGATGCAAACATATCGATTGAGGGCTCCGAACGGGTCGAGGTCAAGAACATCTCCTCCTACAAGGGCGTCGAGAAAGCCCTCACCTTCGAGATGACCCGGCAGAAGAACCTGCTCCGGCGCGGCCAGAAGGTGGCGCGAGAGACCCGGCACTTCATGGAAGGGCGCGGGATCACCACCTCCGCCCGCAGCAAGGAGGAGGCGCACGACTACCGCTACTTCCCCGACCCGGACCTCCCGCCGCTCCGGGTCGCAGACTGGGTCGCGGCAATCGACCTTCCTGAACTGCCTGTCGCCCGGAAGAACCGGTTCATGGCGCAGTACGGCATATCGCTCAACCACGCCAGAACCCTGACGGGAGACCCGAAGCTCGCCGACTTCTACGAGGAGGTCGCTCACGTCGACCCCGTCCTCGCCGCCACCTGGGTGGCCGACACGCTCCTTGGAGAACTCAACTACCGCGAGATGAGCATCGCCGCCGTCCCGGCCGAGCGCATCGCGGAACTCCTCGCGCTTCTGCGGTCGGAGACGATCACCGATGCGGCCGGCGTCCAGGTTCTGCGGGAGATGCTCGATGCCTGCGCCGCCGGCAAGCCCTGCGAACCTCCCGCCGCGATCATGGAGCGCGAGGGGCTCGCCAGGGCCACGGGAGGCGAGTTCACGCAGGTCGTCGAGAAGGTGGTCGCCGCGAACCCCCAGGCCGTGGAGGACTACCGGGCCGGCAAGAAAGGAGCCCTGAACTTCCTCGTGGGGCAGGTGATGAAGGAGACCCGCGGGCGGGCAGACCCGCGGGAACTCGGCCGCATCGTATCCGGGTACATTGATACAGGCGGGGTGTAA
- the gatA gene encoding Asp-tRNA(Asn)/Glu-tRNA(Gln) amidotransferase subunit GatA codes for MAGTLDFSPDDRYNAFITTCRQAPFSDGTLAGTAVAVKDNISTTGIRTTCGSKILEGYVPPYDAHVVELLRQAGAAIVGKTNMDEFGMGSTTETSAFGPTRNPADPERVPGGSSGGSAAAVAAGLVPMALGTDTGGSIRCPAAFCGIVGLKPTYGRVSRYGLIAYANSLEQVGPMARTVEDVSRLMSVIAHYDPRDSTMLDRPYDHRPVAEVKGLRIGIPEEYFGEGVDPRVGERVRDAIGVLEGLGAETVPVSIPGMRHALAAYYVICTSEASSNLARFDGVRYGPAVDTRKSWHEAYQDLRLELFGAEVRRRIMLGTFALSAGYAGRYYAKAQVARRKIREDFERALREADVIAGPTMPTVAFRLGEKTDPISMYLSDILTAPANLAGIPAISVPCGRVDGLPVGLQIMGRQFEDERVVDVAFAYEQEVRA; via the coding sequence GTGGCGGGAACCCTCGACTTCTCGCCGGACGACCGGTACAATGCCTTCATCACCACCTGCCGCCAGGCGCCGTTCTCTGACGGGACGCTCGCCGGCACCGCCGTCGCGGTCAAGGACAACATCTCCACGACAGGGATACGGACCACCTGCGGATCGAAGATCCTCGAGGGCTACGTCCCGCCGTATGACGCCCACGTCGTGGAGCTCCTCCGGCAGGCAGGTGCCGCGATCGTCGGCAAGACCAACATGGATGAGTTCGGGATGGGCTCCACCACCGAGACGAGCGCGTTCGGCCCCACCAGAAACCCGGCAGACCCGGAGCGGGTGCCCGGCGGTTCGTCCGGCGGGAGCGCCGCCGCCGTCGCCGCGGGCCTCGTCCCGATGGCGCTCGGCACCGATACCGGCGGCTCGATCCGGTGCCCCGCGGCGTTCTGCGGGATCGTGGGCCTCAAACCCACCTACGGCCGGGTCTCCCGCTACGGCCTCATCGCCTACGCAAACTCCCTCGAACAGGTCGGGCCGATGGCGCGGACGGTCGAGGATGTATCGAGGCTGATGTCGGTGATCGCGCACTACGACCCCCGCGACTCGACGATGCTCGACCGCCCGTATGACCACCGGCCTGTAGCCGAGGTCAAAGGGCTCAGGATCGGGATACCCGAAGAGTACTTCGGCGAAGGCGTCGACCCCCGTGTGGGAGAGAGAGTCCGGGACGCCATCGGCGTCCTCGAAGGGCTCGGGGCCGAGACGGTCCCGGTGAGCATCCCCGGGATGCGGCACGCGCTCGCGGCCTACTACGTCATCTGCACGAGCGAAGCCTCCTCAAACCTCGCGAGGTTCGACGGCGTCCGCTACGGCCCGGCGGTCGATACCAGGAAATCCTGGCACGAAGCCTACCAGGATCTGCGGCTGGAGTTGTTCGGCGCCGAGGTCCGGCGCCGGATCATGCTCGGGACCTTCGCCCTCTCGGCCGGTTACGCCGGCCGGTACTACGCGAAGGCGCAGGTAGCCCGCCGAAAGATCCGGGAGGACTTCGAGCGAGCCCTTCGGGAAGCGGACGTCATCGCCGGCCCGACGATGCCGACGGTCGCCTTCCGTCTCGGCGAGAAGACCGACCCGATCTCGATGTACCTCTCAGACATCCTCACGGCGCCCGCGAACCTCGCCGGGATCCCGGCGATATCCGTCCCGTGCGGCAGGGTGGACGGACTCCCCGTGGGCCTCCAGATCATGGGAAGACAGTTTGAGGACGAGCGCGTCGTCGATGTCGCGTTTGCCTACGAGCAGGAGGTGAGGGCATGA
- the gatC gene encoding Asp-tRNA(Asn)/Glu-tRNA(Gln) amidotransferase subunit GatC: MITESDIEHIAELADIGISRDEVPEFTKQFNAIVEYFEVLDTVEGESAPVVGITNVFREDEPRPGFSQEEALANAGSTENGFIKAPRVM, encoded by the coding sequence ATGATTACTGAGAGCGATATTGAGCATATAGCAGAACTTGCGGATATCGGCATATCAAGAGACGAGGTGCCGGAGTTCACCAAACAGTTCAACGCGATCGTCGAGTACTTCGAGGTCCTCGACACCGTCGAGGGCGAGAGCGCCCCGGTCGTCGGGATCACCAACGTCTTCCGGGAAGACGAGCCCCGACCGGGCTTCTCGCAGGAAGAGGCACTCGCGAACGCGGGGTCGACCGAGAACGGATTTATCAAGGCGCCGAGGGTGATGTGA
- a CDS encoding asparagine synthase C-terminal domain-containing protein, producing the protein MPAMNLTGWIERDGVRLSPTDVERMLSEEPEALTRCGGEFLLTYGDCTARDAFGIMPGPVPPGTICCGGREVARVAPDPAPCTLEEAIVTAVSLRSDEGVVAFSGGVDSALVARLARLPCVAVGLRGSHDVRRAAAAARMMGLDLEIVTPTEDEVAETLARVVRAIPDPTNPLEASIATTLSFVAAWAEERGHTRILAGQGADELFGGYARYLASPDLAAELERDLADHGRQRARDQAVAALHGAYFSMPYLDVRVVRAAQGIPAREKVRGGVRKHPLREIAERHIPAEIARAEKKAMQYGSGIWRAIQRLARDNGYKKSVQGYLTEISRAEHDY; encoded by the coding sequence ATGCCGGCCATGAACCTGACGGGATGGATCGAACGCGACGGGGTGCGGCTTTCACCGACTGACGTGGAGCGGATGCTCAGCGAGGAACCGGAGGCCCTCACCCGGTGCGGCGGCGAGTTCCTGCTCACCTACGGTGATTGCACCGCACGTGACGCATTCGGGATCATGCCCGGCCCGGTTCCGCCGGGAACCATATGCTGCGGCGGGCGGGAGGTTGCCCGGGTAGCCCCCGACCCGGCGCCCTGCACGCTTGAAGAGGCGATCGTCACCGCAGTCAGCCTCCGGAGCGACGAGGGCGTCGTGGCGTTCTCCGGCGGCGTGGACTCTGCTCTCGTCGCCCGCCTCGCCCGCCTCCCCTGCGTGGCCGTGGGGCTCCGCGGGTCGCACGACGTCAGGCGGGCCGCCGCAGCCGCCCGGATGATGGGGCTCGACCTCGAGATCGTCACACCGACCGAGGACGAGGTCGCGGAGACACTCGCCCGGGTCGTCCGGGCCATCCCCGACCCGACGAACCCCCTCGAGGCCTCGATCGCGACGACCCTCTCCTTCGTCGCCGCGTGGGCGGAAGAGCGCGGCCATACCCGGATCCTCGCCGGGCAGGGGGCGGACGAGCTCTTCGGCGGCTACGCCCGCTACCTCGCCTCCCCCGACCTCGCAGCGGAACTCGAACGGGACCTCGCGGACCATGGACGCCAGAGAGCGCGGGACCAGGCGGTGGCGGCGCTTCACGGGGCATACTTCTCGATGCCCTACCTCGATGTCAGGGTGGTGCGCGCCGCTCAAGGGATCCCGGCCAGGGAGAAGGTGCGCGGCGGGGTGAGAAAACACCCCCTGCGCGAGATCGCGGAGCGGCACATTCCCGCCGAAATCGCCCGGGCCGAGAAGAAAGCGATGCAATACGGGAGCGGGATCTGGAGAGCGATACAACGGCTCGCACGTGACAATGGTTATAAAAAGTCGGTACAAGGGTACTTAACGGAGATCAGTAGGGCGGAACATGATTACTGA